Sequence from the Fulvivirga ligni genome:
ATTGTTTTACGAATTTTGTAACCACACTTTCTTCGGCTTGTAATAAGTAAATGCCTGGGCTAAGTTCCTCAACATTAACACTGTTATTTTCCACCTTTACTGTTTTTATTAAACGACCATCGGTACTGTATATGTGCAGCGTTGAGTCATTATATTGATCGTCTTTCAACATCAAAACATCATTTACCGGGTTAGGAGAGTGATGCTTCATGGACTCAGTAGTGCCAGCTTTTCGGGCATTATTTGGAGTTCCGTTTACACTGAAATTATTAAAGAATGTTCTGGTGGCATGTGATCTTAATCCCACCCGTCCATTAATAAAAGGATCGTTATCTGTGTGATTGATTACCAATGAGTTATTGACATATATCTGAAAATTATTATCATAAGCTCTCACTGAAATATTATACCATTGCCCTGCACTTAACGCATATGGCGCTGAGGCCAGCTCTTGCCATTCATAGTTTTCTTTGCCTAGCACTATATTGCCAGATTGTATACCAACATAATAGCCTTGGAAGAAGTCTGTGCCTAGCTGAGAATCATTTCCTGCACCGCCGTTTGCAGGATTTTTAACTCTAAACATAATGCCTGCGTTACCAGTGGCAGGGCAGATAATGTCAGCACTTACAGTATAATTATGCCATTCTGAAGATCCCATTACTCTTTTTCCAAAGTCAGGTGAGTAAGCATTTCCGTTCGAAATGGTCCAATCTCCATTGCTATAATTCCATAGGTTATTGTAACCTGAATCGAAATTATCACCTCCGGAAGCACTATTGTTGGTAGACTTTACGAATTCTAAGGTGTAAAAATCAAACTCACCTTCTACTGTTTGAAGTTTGATAATGTGCTCTCCTACAGGTAGGTATAAATTCTTTAGGTTGTGTGTTATCCAATTATTCCAATCGCCAGTGCTGGGTAAAGACGTAACACCTGTCACATCGCTGTTGTCACATTGAATCTTTACTTTGCTGGAAGCGAAGGTGGTTGCATACCTTAATCCTAAATTGTAAAATCCTGATTCTTTTACATTGACCTTATATTCATACCATTCGCCAGTGGCATTCCAGCCAATGTTGAAGCCACCTTCAGGATTTGCCCTTATATCTACGTTGCCGCTTCTATAGCCACCACCGATATTGCCGCCAGAATTGTCATATGCATTGCTGAAATGAACAGCCTGTACTTCACCAGGAATGGGCTTAGGAATATCATAGATGGCGCTACCATTCACAGCATTGTTAAAAGCAATATATCCAAAATCGGCATGATCATTAAAAGTGGTGACACCTATCTTTCCTCCGTTTAATGCTTCGTTTCGGGTGAATTTCAGCATACCGTCTATATACACTTTAAAGACATTGCCACTTTTTTCTACTCTCATGGAGTGCCATTTCTGATAATCATAACCAGCGGGTAGGTTCACAAACTGTTCTCCAGTCCAGCCACCGTTTACTTTAAAGTTTACTTCTATTCTGTTAAGAAAGCTACTCAATACGGCCTGGCCATAGTTGTTTTCATCAGTATAACTGAAGACCACTCCAAACCTTGCGTTATCAGCTCCTCTACCCATTTCTTTCATATTGAACTCAGCTGTATAATCAGAAGCTGTGCTGCTGGAGGAGACTTGTCTAAACCAGCTGGAGCCGGTTCTATTGTCTTGCCATAATAACTCCTGATTGTAGATTCCCCAGTTTCCGCCATTAATATTTTGCCAGTTGTTTCCAATGTTGTTTCTGTCCCAGCGGTCATAGAATGCTGGTAATCTGGGTGCTTGCTGAGACCAATTAGTAGGCCCCAGTACACTGAGCTGATTACCGTTAAAAGCTACTGGATCAATGTTGAGCTTTCTGTTAGGACCTATAATGGAGCTTTGTCCTAAAAGATTGTGATATGCGATATACCATGTGTCCAGATCAGGGCCAATGATATTACAGCTATGCCCCAGGCCGAAGAAGCTACCTTCGCTGTGCAATACAATCGGGTTTTCTTTTTGTCTATTGTATGGGCCTAACGGATCAGTGCTGGTGGAGCAGTACACCCGGTAGCCTTTGCTAAAAACATGATTGCCAGTGTAGATTACATAATAAAGGCCATTTCTTTTGAATATTGTGCTGCCTTCAGTCCAGCCTCTGCTCCTGGCATTGATGTTTACTGCGGCGCCGTTTACGGTAATCATATCGCTCATGGTTGCGGCCTGTATACCGTCGCCACCAGCGTATGAAAAATACTTGGAACCATCATCATCTATGAACACCGAACCGTCAATGGTTCGTCCAAAATTGCCTGTTCTTAAAACAAAAGGTCCGGTAGGAGAGGCACTTGAAAGCACATAATGGCCACGACCAGCCGGTGATGTGTACATGTAGAAAGTGCCATTCCAGTAGTTTACTTCAGGTGCGTAAGCCCCTTTAGTGATAGATTCTGTGGTGACCAAGCCTTCATAATTCCAATTGGTCATATTCCAGCTGCTCCAGCATTTTACGCCCGTCTGATCATCTCTGGTACTGCAGTATAAATAGTATTTACCCCTGAATTTTAACATGTAGGGGTCGCCGATGCCATATTCTCCCCATTCTTGCGGTAGCGTTCGGGGATTAATTACTTGAGAAAATGCTGAGAAGCTTATGAGTACACAAGCCATCAGCAGGATGGTGAGGTGAAGTGTTTTTTTCATAGCGTTTTAGGTTGAGTATATTCTTAAGAGTGACTAAAAATGAAAATCTCACTCATTTTTAACTAAATCTGTGGACACCATCTGCTAAATCATTAGTCATCTAGCACTTAAGACCTTATTTTTGCCTCATGGATATTCTTATTAAAAATATAAAGCAGTTAGTTCAGGTAAGGGAAGAGTCACTGAAATGGGTGGCAGGAGATGATATGGCGAACCTCCCTGTACTTGATAATGCTTTTTTATATATCGAAAATGGTAAAATTGCTGACTATGGCTCAATGGCAGACTTAACCATTAATACCGCAGAAGAAGTAATTGATGCTACCGGAAGATTCGTTTTCCCTTCATTTGTTGACTCTCACACGCACTTGGTGTTTGCAGCCAGCCGAGAAGAAGAGTTTGTAGATAAAATTAAAGGGTTATCCTATCAGGAAATAGCGGCGAAGGGCGGAGGAATTCTTAATTCGGCTAAAAAGCTACAGGCTACTTCGGAAGATGAACTTTTGGAAAGAACGCTCAAAAGAGCCTGGGAAATTATAGGCTTTGGAACTGGTGCAGTAGAGATAAAGAGTGGCTACGGTCTTACGCTAGAAGATGAATTGAAAATGCTCAAAGTGGCCAAAAGGGTAGGGGAGTTAACCCCATTGACGGTGAAAACTACTTTTTTAGGGGCTCATGCTTTTCCAAAAGAGATGAGCCGAGAGGACTATATAAAGCTTATAAAAGATGAAATGATTCCTGCAGTTGCGGAGCAAAAATTAGCTGAATATATTGACGCATTTTGTGAGCAAGGATTCTTCACCGTTGAGGAAACGGAAGATATTATGGAAGTGGGCAAGCGTTATGGATTAATTCCAAAAATTCATGCGAACCAGCTGAGTATCAGTGGAGGTGTACAAGTAGGAGTAAAGACGGGCGCGCTTAGTGTTGATCATTTAGAAGCTATGGGAGAGGCGGAGATTAAGGTGCTACAGGGCTCTGAAGTGATGCCTACTTTGCTTCCGGGTGCAGCATTCTATTTGGGTACTAGCTTTCCTCCCGCTCGGGATATGCTTAATGCAGGTTTACCATTAGCCTTGGCTACAGATTATAACCCAGGAAGTGCTCCTTGTGGTAAGATGGCTTTCATGCTGTCATTAGCATGTATAAAAATGAAAATGACCCCAGAAGAGGCCATTAATGCTGCTACCATTAATACGGCATACGCCATGGATCTATCTGATTCTCATGGAAGTATAACCCGCGGTAAAGTTGCTAACGTATTTATAACCAAAGAGATACCTTCTTATAGTTTTATGCCTTATTCTTTTGGAGGCGATGTAATTGAAGAGGTAGTTCTCAATGGAAAATTAGTTGAAAAGCATTAATTACTGCTTTTCAACTACTTCAGTTTCGAATGTAATGTCCGCTTTCAGTGATGATGCCACTGAGCAATATTTTTCAAGGCTAAGCTTGGTTGCTTTGTAGAGCTCATCATTGTTAGCATCTGGAGATACTAAGGTGAACTTCAGGTGGATATTAGTGAAGTATTTTGGAGCTTCACCATTGCGAGTTCCCTCAGCATCAATAATTAGGTCTACCAAAGTTTTTCTTCGTTTTTTGATTACCAAGGCTATTTCAACGGCAATACATCCGGTCAGTGCAGAAAGTACTAACTGCATGGGAGACTGGTCAGTTTTGCCAGCATCTTTCATGTCTATCTTCACTTTCTGACCTTCTTCAGTAGTGGCTACATATTCGTAGTCCGATATATAATTAGTAGTAATTTTCATTTGCTATAATCTTGTGTTTCGCTGCAAAGATGAGAAATAATTAAGGTTTCAGCCGAAATTATGAGTTTTGTTTATAGGAAATATTTTTGATGAAGATCTTTTACAATCTCTTCGGTAAGTGGTTTTGAGATGTATTCCTTTACTTCCGGATAGCTTTTGGCTCTGTCTATATCTTCTTTATAAACAGATGAGCTAAGCATGCATAAGATGGTTTTTTTAGGAAAATGTTTACTTACACTGCGGTAGTTTTCCAGAAAATCCCAACCACTCATAACGGGCATATTAATGTCCAGAAAAATGAGATCGGGAAACTCGTCACTGTTCAGCTCGGAATGTTTTATGAGGTATTCAATAGCCTTGCTGGCCTGCGGGAAAGTCATAATCTGCTCTGAAACCTCAGCCATTTCTATCACCTTCTTAAATATAAAATTAGCTACACTGTCATCATCTATGATGAGAATGTTCTTCAGTTTCATTCTAACGTTATTTTCTATCACTGTTATTGGTGAAAATGACCTTGAAGGTAGAGCCAACATCTGGGGTGCTGGTTAATTCTATTTTCCCTCCCATGGACTCAATTTGCGATTTTATAATATATAATCCAAGACCTTTACCTTCCTTGTTTTCATGGAAACGCTCGTACATTCCAAAAATCCGTTTGCTGTTCTTCTCCAGATCTATACCCAGACCATTGTCTCTCACCGTCAGGTAGATAGTGCCATTTTCATCTTTATCTGTAGTTATATCGATCTGTAGAGGCTCTTCTTTTCTGTATTTGATGGCATTAGTGAGTAGATTAAGTAATATGCTTTCTAATAACGGCTTTTTATACATCACGGCTTTCACCTTGAAATCTGTATTTATAGTAGCTTCAGCACTTTTTATTTGAGTCTCAATACTATTGTAAACACTTTTATAGACCTCTCCAAAATAGATTTTTTCATCAGCCTGATATTTTTGATCTCTGATGGCCACCAGCTTAATAAGGTCGTTAAGGCTAGAGTTAAGTTGATTGAAAGACTGCTCAATCTTGTCTATCACCACAGGGTTGCCCGGGTCACTCCAGTCATCTTTATTCAAGAATTTGATCAGTGCACCAATATTCACAATAGGACCCCGAAGATTGTGTGAAGTGATATAAGCAAATTGCCTTAACTCATGGTTAGAACTAGTAAGTTCTTCGGTGAGTTTTAGCAGTTCTTTCTCATTTTTTTTTTCTTACTGAAATGTCAGAGATCATGAGTAGAATAGCTGACTCTTCAGCTATGGTGATGATCTCAGCAGAGAGCACCACATCCTTAAAGCTGCCATCACTCACCCTGATTTCTGCTTCATAGTCATAGACTCTTTTGTTTTTGTTGAGTTCACCCACAAAGTCTTTTCTGGAGTGTTCAGTTTTCCAAAAATTAAGGTCTAATGACGTTTTGCCTATAATATCCTCTCTTTCAAGTTTCACCAGATCAGCAAAGCGCTGGTTTACATCTATCAATTCGCCATTTTTTAGATGGCTGATAGTTACAGCAATAGGGCTAATATGGAAGGCAGTGTAGAAACTCTTTAAAGATTGAGCGGCATTCAGCTCATCTTGTTTGGCCTTGGTTACGTCTCTGATGATACTCAGGACCTGGCCAAGCTTATGTTTCACAATCCGTGCTTCGAAATATTTCCTGTCATTATCTAAAATAAGTTCGAACTCAAGGGATTGACCACTATTGGTTTTATATGCTGCGAGGAATTTTTTCTGTAATGTATTAGCTATATTTTTTGGGAAAAGAGCTTCCAAATCTTTACCTACCACTTGAGCCCTCGAAACATTCAAAGATGTGTTTTCAGGTAGCTCAAAATCCAGAAAGGTGCCATCCACCTGATGGGTGAATATCATATCAGGAATAGCTTTAAGCAAGGCTTTGTTCCTAGCTTCACTTTCTTTCAGTGCCACTTCTGCCAATTTGCTTTCAGTGATATCCTGCATGGTGCCCAATAAGGTATTACCGTCTTTACTCAGCTCAGTTCGAACTTGCGTAAAACGTACCACGCCATCAGCTCGCACTATTCTAAATTCGGTCTGTTTCCTAAACTCCTTCTTGTCAATTCCTTTCAGCTTAGTCTCCAGTTTTTTTCTATCACTAGGGTGAACAAAGCTTATGGCTGTTTCAATACTGGGCTTGAACTCTGCGCGCTTTGCTCCGCAGATCTTGAACAGCTGGTCTGACCATAGCATTTCTTTAGTAGTTAGATCCAGCTCCCAGCTGCCGATGTTGGCCACATCTTGTGCATGCAGCAGGTTCATCCTACTTTTATTCAAGTCAGATTCTAATGCCTTTTGGTGACTTACATCTAGCAAGATGCCTTCTACCGATAAAAGCTGTCCATTTTGATCAAAAACACCCTGACCGCGCTCTACAATTTCTTTTATAGTCCCACCTTTGGTCTTTATTCTATAGTTGACCTCAAAAGGCTGCTTCTTTTTTAAACTTCTTTCAATAGTATTCCAAACATATTCCCTGTCTTCTGGTAAGATTAGTTTGGTGAAGTTGGTAGTGCTTTCCTTTTTGAAGTCCTCAGGGCTGTATCCGGTAAGCTCAAGAGAGGCGCTACTTACAAACTGGATGGTCCTGTTCTGATCTCCAGAGCAACTGTAGGCCATACCAGGAATGTTTTCCACGAGAGTACTTAGCTTCTTCTGGCTACTTTTTACCAGTTGCTCGTTTTTCTTCCGATCAGTAATAAACTCTGTAAACAGGATTACACCGCTGATCTCCTTTTTTCATTACGCCAAGGACGAACATCCCATCTTAAATATTCCTTTTCACCATTGGCTTTAACAAACTCATCACTATCATTAAATTCAATGGCTCCTTTTAAAGCTCTCTTGTGCACACTTTTCCAATAGGGTGCCACATCATCAAAAAGATCATAATGATTTTTACCTATGACTTCAGGGATGGTGATGGGTTTTTCCTGCACCCACCAGTCAGCCAGCCATTTTTGGCTACAGGCCACATAGTTCATCTCCTTATCAAACATAGCTACCGCCACCGGTGCATACTGGATGAAATGAAGGAGGTCTGAGTATGATTCAGAGTTGTTGATTGATTGTGAAGTCATTAATTAAGACTCAATTACAATTATGGAGGCATAAGATAATAAATAATCCCAAATAAGAGATAAGTTTTTATGTCATTGTAATCTACATAGTTGTGATCGGTTAAAGTAAAATAAATGCGCGTTATAGCATAACATTAGTATAGCGATCCTGTTCTTAAATAGATGCAGCATTTTTCTGATATACCGGTTTTCCCGTTAGCCATTTTACCATTACCAAACGAGTTAGTACCTCTGCACATTTTTGAACCTCGCTATAAGCAAATGCTGAAAGATGTGGAAGAAAAAGGAGCGTTATTTGGTATTTACTACAGCCATGGTTTGAATAAAGATAGGATGGGAGGGATCATGAAGCTTGAGAGTATTTTAAAAAGATATGAAACGGGCGAGTGTGATATATTAGCCAAGTGCGTAGATACCTTCTTGCTTACCCAATATTATAATAAATGGAAAAAGAAGCTCTACCCAGGGGGTAAAGTTTATCAACTTGATGCCTCGAAGATCGAACCTATGAGTGCTCCATTTGTGGAGAAATTCAAAGCCTATATGGCTCTCAAAAATGTCACCGACATAGATGACGATTTTGATATCCACGATATTGCCAATGAGCTAAATTTAGATATTGGTGACAGGATCAAGTATTTGAAGCTATTGAGCAATATGAAACGCGAGAAGTTTCTTTTGGAGCGCTTGAAGTATCAGAAATTCATTTTGCAGCAGGAGCAAAAACATAAGGACAGCTTTTACCTCAATTAGCCTAAAATAAAAGAAGGCAACCTTTCAGCTGCCTTCTTCATTAATTTTACATATTTCTTCGGTATTCGCCACCCACTTCAAAAAGTGAGGTAGTTATCTCACCCAGGGAGCAATATTTCGAAGCTTCCATAATAGACTCAAAAATATTTTCGTTTTGAATGGCCGCATTCTTAATCAAACCAAGTTGCTTTTGTGATTCATCTGCATAATGGTTGTGTAAGCGTCCGAGCATATCTATCTGGTATTCTTTTTCATCTTTGGTAGCTCTGATCACCTCCTGCGGTATAACCGTAGGAGACCCTTTTGAGCTTAAGAATGTATTCACACCTATGATAGGATATTGTCCTGAATGTTTCAGTGTTTCATAGTGAAGGCTCTCTTCCTGTATCTTACTACGTTGATACATGGTTTCCATCGCACCAAGAACACCACCACGTTCAGTAATTCTATCAAATTCTGTGAGTACCGCTTCTTCTACTAAATCCGTAAGTTCTTCGATAATGAATGAACCCTGTAGTGGATTTTCATTTTTGGCTAGCCCCAATTCTTTGTTAATGATTAACTGAATAGCCATA
This genomic interval carries:
- a CDS encoding PAS domain-containing protein gives rise to the protein MSGVILFTEFITDRKKNEQLVKSSQKKLSTLVENIPGMAYSCSGDQNRTIQFVSSASLELTGYSPEDFKKESTTNFTKLILPEDREYVWNTIERSLKKKQPFEVNYRIKTKGGTIKEIVERGQGVFDQNGQLLSVEGILLDVSHQKALESDLNKSRMNLLHAQDVANIGSWELDLTTKEMLWSDQLFKICGAKRAEFKPSIETAISFVHPSDRKKLETKLKGIDKKEFRKQTEFRIVRADGVVRFTQVRTELSKDGNTLLGTMQDITESKLAEVALKESEARNKALLKAIPDMIFTHQVDGTFLDFELPENTSLNVSRAQVVGKDLEALFPKNIANTLQKKFLAAYKTNSGQSLEFELILDNDRKYFEARIVKHKLGQVLSIIRDVTKAKQDELNAAQSLKSFYTAFHISPIAVTISHLKNGELIDVNQRFADLVKLEREDIIGKTSLDLNFWKTEHSRKDFVGELNKNKRVYDYEAEIRVSDGSFKDVVLSAEIITIAEESAILLMISDISVRKKK
- a CDS encoding family 43 glycosylhydrolase, whose protein sequence is MKKTLHLTILLMACVLISFSAFSQVINPRTLPQEWGEYGIGDPYMLKFRGKYYLYCSTRDDQTGVKCWSSWNMTNWNYEGLVTTESITKGAYAPEVNYWNGTFYMYTSPAGRGHYVLSSASPTGPFVLRTGNFGRTIDGSVFIDDDGSKYFSYAGGDGIQAATMSDMITVNGAAVNINARSRGWTEGSTIFKRNGLYYVIYTGNHVFSKGYRVYCSTSTDPLGPYNRQKENPIVLHSEGSFFGLGHSCNIIGPDLDTWYIAYHNLLGQSSIIGPNRKLNIDPVAFNGNQLSVLGPTNWSQQAPRLPAFYDRWDRNNIGNNWQNINGGNWGIYNQELLWQDNRTGSSWFRQVSSSSTASDYTAEFNMKEMGRGADNARFGVVFSYTDENNYGQAVLSSFLNRIEVNFKVNGGWTGEQFVNLPAGYDYQKWHSMRVEKSGNVFKVYIDGMLKFTRNEALNGGKIGVTTFNDHADFGYIAFNNAVNGSAIYDIPKPIPGEVQAVHFSNAYDNSGGNIGGGYRSGNVDIRANPEGGFNIGWNATGEWYEYKVNVKESGFYNLGLRYATTFASSKVKIQCDNSDVTGVTSLPSTGDWNNWITHNLKNLYLPVGEHIIKLQTVEGEFDFYTLEFVKSTNNSASGGDNFDSGYNNLWNYSNGDWTISNGNAYSPDFGKRVMGSSEWHNYTVSADIICPATGNAGIMFRVKNPANGGAGNDSQLGTDFFQGYYVGIQSGNIVLGKENYEWQELASAPYALSAGQWYNISVRAYDNNFQIYVNNSLVINHTDNDPFINGRVGLRSHATRTFFNNFSVNGTPNNARKAGTTESMKHHSPNPVNDVLMLKDDQYNDSTLHIYSTDGRLIKTVKVENNSVNVEELSPGIYLLQAEESVVTKFVKQ
- the hutI gene encoding imidazolonepropionase → MDILIKNIKQLVQVREESLKWVAGDDMANLPVLDNAFLYIENGKIADYGSMADLTINTAEEVIDATGRFVFPSFVDSHTHLVFAASREEEFVDKIKGLSYQEIAAKGGGILNSAKKLQATSEDELLERTLKRAWEIIGFGTGAVEIKSGYGLTLEDELKMLKVAKRVGELTPLTVKTTFLGAHAFPKEMSREDYIKLIKDEMIPAVAEQKLAEYIDAFCEQGFFTVEETEDIMEVGKRYGLIPKIHANQLSISGGVQVGVKTGALSVDHLEAMGEAEIKVLQGSEVMPTLLPGAAFYLGTSFPPARDMLNAGLPLALATDYNPGSAPCGKMAFMLSLACIKMKMTPEEAINAATINTAYAMDLSDSHGSITRGKVANVFITKEIPSYSFMPYSFGGDVIEEVVLNGKLVEKH
- a CDS encoding response regulator, translating into MKLKNILIIDDDSVANFIFKKVIEMAEVSEQIMTFPQASKAIEYLIKHSELNSDEFPDLIFLDINMPVMSGWDFLENYRSVSKHFPKKTILCMLSSSVYKEDIDRAKSYPEVKEYISKPLTEEIVKDLHQKYFL
- a CDS encoding LON peptidase substrate-binding domain-containing protein, with translation MQHFSDIPVFPLAILPLPNELVPLHIFEPRYKQMLKDVEEKGALFGIYYSHGLNKDRMGGIMKLESILKRYETGECDILAKCVDTFLLTQYYNKWKKKLYPGGKVYQLDASKIEPMSAPFVEKFKAYMALKNVTDIDDDFDIHDIANELNLDIGDRIKYLKLLSNMKREKFLLERLKYQKFILQQEQKHKDSFYLN
- a CDS encoding ATP-binding protein, encoding MNKDDWSDPGNPVVIDKIEQSFNQLNSSLNDLIKLVAIRDQKYQADEKIYFGEVYKSVYNSIETQIKSAEATINTDFKVKAVMYKKPLLESILLNLLTNAIKYRKEEPLQIDITTDKDENGTIYLTVRDNGLGIDLEKNSKRIFGMYERFHENKEGKGLGLYIIKSQIESMGGKIELTSTPDVGSTFKVIFTNNSDRK
- a CDS encoding OsmC family protein, which codes for MKITTNYISDYEYVATTEEGQKVKIDMKDAGKTDQSPMQLVLSALTGCIAVEIALVIKKRRKTLVDLIIDAEGTRNGEAPKYFTNIHLKFTLVSPDANNDELYKATKLSLEKYCSVASSLKADITFETEVVEKQ